A region from the Cannabis sativa cultivar Pink pepper isolate KNU-18-1 chromosome 9, ASM2916894v1, whole genome shotgun sequence genome encodes:
- the LOC133031322 gene encoding uncharacterized protein LOC133031322, whose protein sequence is MASSSSAASISANINSIPMLNGTNFKDWKRNLLIVLGCIDLDHALRNEQPAPLTKESSHDDKREFERWDHSNRMSLMIMKHSILEAFWGVESEGVAMVKNFLEQIEERFAKNDKVEMTTLLGSLMNMKYKGQGNVREYNIMEMHHIVSRLRTLKIELSDDVLVLMVLLTLPPQFNQFKISYNCQKEKWTLNELMSHCVQKEERLKKDKVESAHLATNPKVKGKKRKFENEAAKGQVQKKQHQDSNDFNVCVDCIKGKQTKTKRLGANRD, encoded by the exons ATGg CTAGTTCATCTTCTGCTGCCTCAATATCTGCTAATATTAATTCTATTCCTATGCTTAATGGGACCAATTTCAAGGATTGGAAAAGGAACCTACTTATAGTTCTGGGATGTATAGATTTAGATCATGCACTAAGGAATGAACAACCTGCACCTCTCACTAAGGAAAGTTCCCATGATGATAAAAGGGAATTTGAGAGGTGGGATCATTCAAATCGCATGAgtctaatgattatgaaacacagCATTCTAGAAGCCTTTTGGGGCGTTGAATCCGAAGGGGTTGCTATGGTTAAGAATTTCCTTGAACAAATTGAGGAACGTTTTGCTAAAAACGATAAGGTTGAAATGACAACACTTCTTGGTTCTTTAATGAACATGAAGTATAAGGGTCAAGGAAATGTAAGGGAGTACAATATTATGGAAATGCATCATATTGTCTCAAGATTAAGGACACTTAAGATTGAGCTTTCGGATGATGTACTTGTACTCATGGTTTTGTTAACGCTTCCTCCACAGtttaatcaatttaaaattagttataactGTCAAAAGGAGAAATGGACTCTCAACGAGCTCATGTCTCATTGTGTGCAAAAGGAAGAAAGGTTGAAAAAGGACAAAGTTGAAAGTGCTCACTTGGCCACTAACCCTAAGGttaagggcaagaaaagaaaatttgagAATGAAGCTGCTAAGGGTCAAGTTCAAAAGAAACAACATCAGGATTCTAAtg ATTTCAATGTCTGTGTAGATTGTATCAAGGGAAAACAGACCAAAACTAAGAGATTAGGTGCCAATAGAGATTAG